Proteins co-encoded in one Actinomadura luteofluorescens genomic window:
- a CDS encoding acyl-CoA dehydrogenase family protein, giving the protein MRRTVFNEDHEAFRDTIRAFIEAEVVPVYEEWENAGHPPRDFYTKLGELGVFGIQVPEEYGGAGETSFKYQAVVSEECARAGVSFGGYGVHVNLVLPYLLKYGSQEQKKRWLPPFVSGEMMTAIAMTEPGTGSDLAGMQTTAKLDGDHYVLNGAKTFITGGVLADRVLVVARTSPATPENRRAGLSILAVDTRSEGYAVGRKLEKIGLRSSDTAELSFTDVRVPVEDLLGEEGRGFEYLTHNLAEERLGIATSSYASAAAAVEFARRYVQERTVFGKTVSSFQNTKFVLAECATEVEAARSLVDRCIEALDAGELTPADAAVCKLFCTEVQARVVDKCLQLHGGYGYILEYPIARLYADARVARIYGGTSEVLKTIIAKDIQV; this is encoded by the coding sequence GTGCGCCGCACCGTTTTCAACGAGGACCACGAGGCCTTCCGGGACACGATCCGGGCGTTCATCGAGGCCGAGGTGGTCCCGGTCTACGAGGAGTGGGAGAACGCCGGCCACCCGCCGCGCGACTTCTACACCAAGCTCGGCGAGCTGGGCGTGTTCGGCATCCAGGTGCCCGAGGAGTACGGCGGCGCGGGCGAGACGAGCTTCAAGTACCAGGCCGTGGTGTCCGAGGAGTGCGCCCGCGCCGGGGTGAGCTTCGGCGGCTACGGCGTGCACGTCAACCTCGTCCTGCCGTACCTGCTGAAGTACGGGTCGCAGGAGCAGAAGAAGCGCTGGCTGCCGCCGTTCGTGTCCGGCGAGATGATGACGGCGATCGCGATGACCGAGCCCGGCACCGGCTCCGACCTCGCGGGCATGCAGACCACGGCGAAGCTGGACGGCGACCACTACGTCCTGAACGGCGCCAAGACGTTCATCACCGGCGGCGTCCTCGCCGACCGGGTGCTCGTCGTCGCGCGGACGTCCCCGGCGACGCCGGAGAACCGCCGGGCGGGCCTGTCGATCCTCGCCGTGGACACCCGGAGCGAGGGCTACGCGGTCGGCCGCAAGCTGGAGAAGATCGGGCTGCGCAGCTCCGACACCGCCGAACTGTCGTTCACCGACGTCCGGGTGCCCGTGGAGGACCTGCTCGGCGAGGAGGGCCGCGGGTTCGAGTACCTGACGCACAACCTCGCCGAGGAGCGCCTCGGCATCGCGACCAGTTCCTACGCGTCGGCGGCCGCCGCCGTGGAGTTCGCCCGCAGGTACGTCCAGGAGCGCACCGTCTTCGGCAAGACCGTGTCGTCGTTCCAGAACACCAAGTTCGTGCTGGCCGAGTGCGCCACCGAGGTCGAGGCGGCCCGCTCGCTCGTCGACCGCTGCATCGAGGCGCTGGACGCCGGAGAGCTCACCCCCGCCGACGCCGCCGTCTGCAAGCTGTTCTGCACCGAGGTGCAGGCCCGCGTCGTCGACAAGTGCCTCCAGCTGCACGGCGGCTACGGCTACATCCTGGAGTACCCGATCGCGCGCCTGTACGCCGACGCCCGGGTCGCCCGGATCTACGGCGGCACCAGCGAGGTGCTCAAGACCATCATCGCCAAGGACATCCAGGTCTGA
- a CDS encoding TetR/AcrR family transcriptional regulator yields the protein MVPARDGAARVRDRDGTEESLRAAAVALLRRGGVLAGLNLRQVADEAGVNRGLVYQYFGSRRALLRSALFHRSRPNAEDAVDAAGLPLRERLARLFWTSLRDPEPVRLATLLVLDGDDRPRVLLNRGAGREDLAAEAERGDLPVEDVAAVQAAIASTVYGYTLLREHLAREIGVPAEELDERMARCVEAMFVRRPG from the coding sequence GTGGTCCCCGCGCGTGACGGGGCGGCCCGGGTGCGCGACCGGGACGGGACGGAGGAGTCGCTGCGCGCGGCGGCGGTCGCGCTGCTGCGGCGCGGCGGCGTCCTCGCCGGGCTGAACCTGCGCCAGGTCGCCGACGAGGCGGGGGTCAACCGCGGGCTGGTCTACCAGTACTTCGGGTCGCGGCGGGCGCTGCTGCGCTCGGCGCTGTTCCACCGGTCGCGCCCGAACGCCGAGGACGCCGTGGACGCGGCCGGGCTGCCGCTGCGCGAGCGGCTGGCGCGGCTGTTCTGGACGAGCCTGCGCGACCCCGAGCCGGTCCGGCTGGCGACGCTGCTGGTGCTGGACGGCGACGACCGGCCCCGGGTCCTGCTCAACCGGGGCGCGGGCCGGGAGGACCTCGCGGCGGAGGCGGAGCGCGGCGACCTGCCGGTCGAGGACGTGGCCGCCGTGCAGGCCGCCATCGCCTCCACCGTCTACGGGTACACGCTGCTGCGCGAGCACCTGGCACGGGAGATCGGCGTGCCCGCCGAGGAACTCGACGAGCGCATGGCCCGCTGCGTGGAGGCCATGTTCGTGCGCCGCCCCGGCTAG
- a CDS encoding VWA domain-containing protein has protein sequence MSAFDDVPEWAPRNPPEPGGPESPYTFLGASHPAGLPPRGAAGGPESEPFDAFSRPGRTPRPPGPAHAAAKQPRGPWALGGGRPPRRVGGVLLGPLAGAVGLVLLTGFGAYAIASAGEGCAGGGAVTLDVAAAPDVAPAVARAAGRFNDAGHEVDGRCARARVRAADPAAVATLLSGKGVAGVARRPDVWIPDSSLWTKLAGGSGAAPAADASGRPDGIASTPIVPAVPRGLATQLRNLGAPERPSWKDLLAAAGTASGAEPDPAGGRTGVLPPRLFRLQVPDPSRSATGMGSLILAGALLGDAPGGEASFTGVVRTIREGVAVSVDAEFAAFASSASSGQGEADRYPVAMAPEQAVFAYNARRPAEPAVALYPAEGTIYLDYPVTVLAEDRARAGAARLLRTALADRATRDDLRRLGFRAPGGAAPASFSPRTGLDPRPPRALPETPAADVRRTMQSWAQLSLSIRMLSIIDVSGSMDERVAPGVTRLQSTVRTAQGGLALLPDDSELGQWIFSTDLRGDRDWRELVGVGPLNERLGSATRRQLVLSAFARIRVKPHGDTGLYDTVMAAFDYMKRTYKPEYVNSVLLWTDGRNEDPHGPSLEETLDHMRREYDPERPVQVNMLGYGSDVDVNELRRIAQVTHGDAYVAETPGQIQAIFLEAVSRRVCEPGC, from the coding sequence ATGAGCGCATTCGACGACGTGCCCGAGTGGGCGCCCCGGAACCCGCCGGAGCCGGGCGGCCCCGAGTCCCCCTACACCTTCCTCGGCGCCTCGCACCCGGCCGGGCTCCCGCCCCGCGGCGCGGCGGGCGGGCCCGAGAGCGAGCCCTTCGACGCCTTCAGCAGACCCGGCCGCACGCCCCGTCCCCCGGGCCCGGCGCACGCCGCCGCCAAGCAGCCGCGGGGGCCGTGGGCCCTCGGCGGAGGCCGCCCGCCGCGGCGGGTCGGCGGCGTCCTGCTCGGGCCGCTGGCGGGCGCGGTCGGCCTGGTGCTGCTCACCGGGTTCGGCGCGTACGCGATCGCCTCGGCGGGCGAGGGCTGCGCCGGCGGCGGCGCGGTGACGCTCGACGTGGCCGCGGCGCCGGACGTCGCGCCCGCGGTCGCGCGGGCGGCGGGGCGCTTCAACGACGCGGGGCACGAGGTGGACGGGCGGTGCGCCCGCGCGCGGGTGCGCGCCGCCGACCCCGCCGCGGTGGCGACGCTGCTGTCCGGCAAGGGCGTGGCCGGCGTCGCCCGCAGGCCGGACGTCTGGATCCCCGACTCCTCGCTGTGGACCAAGCTCGCCGGCGGCTCCGGGGCGGCCCCGGCCGCGGACGCCTCGGGGCGGCCCGACGGGATCGCCTCGACCCCGATCGTCCCCGCGGTCCCGCGCGGGCTTGCGACGCAGCTGCGCAACCTCGGCGCCCCGGAGCGGCCGTCCTGGAAGGACCTGCTCGCCGCGGCCGGGACGGCCTCCGGCGCCGAGCCTGACCCCGCCGGGGGCCGCACCGGGGTGCTACCGCCGCGGCTGTTCCGACTCCAGGTCCCCGATCCGTCCCGGAGCGCGACCGGCATGGGCTCGCTGATCCTGGCCGGTGCGCTGCTGGGGGACGCCCCCGGCGGCGAGGCGTCGTTCACCGGTGTGGTCCGCACGATCCGGGAGGGCGTCGCCGTCTCCGTGGACGCCGAGTTCGCCGCGTTCGCCTCGTCCGCCTCGTCCGGCCAGGGCGAGGCCGACCGTTACCCGGTCGCGATGGCGCCCGAGCAGGCGGTGTTCGCCTACAACGCGCGGCGTCCGGCCGAGCCGGCGGTCGCGCTGTATCCGGCGGAGGGGACGATCTACCTCGACTACCCGGTCACCGTCCTGGCGGAGGACCGGGCCAGGGCGGGCGCGGCGCGGTTACTGCGGACGGCGCTCGCGGACAGGGCGACCCGGGACGACCTCCGGCGGCTGGGCTTCCGGGCGCCCGGCGGAGCCGCGCCCGCGTCGTTCTCGCCGCGGACCGGCCTGGACCCGCGCCCCCCGCGGGCGCTCCCCGAGACGCCCGCCGCGGACGTGCGGCGCACCATGCAGTCGTGGGCGCAGCTGTCGCTGAGCATCCGGATGCTCAGCATCATCGACGTGTCGGGGTCCATGGACGAGCGGGTCGCGCCGGGCGTGACGCGGCTGCAGTCCACGGTGCGCACGGCCCAGGGCGGACTCGCGCTGCTGCCGGACGACAGCGAGCTCGGCCAGTGGATCTTCTCCACGGACCTGCGGGGCGACCGGGACTGGCGGGAGCTGGTCGGCGTGGGACCGCTCAACGAGCGGCTGGGGTCGGCGACCCGGCGGCAGCTCGTGCTGAGCGCGTTCGCGCGGATCCGGGTGAAGCCGCACGGCGACACCGGCCTGTACGACACGGTCATGGCGGCGTTCGACTACATGAAGCGGACCTACAAGCCGGAGTACGTGAACTCGGTCCTGCTGTGGACGGACGGGAGGAACGAGGACCCGCACGGCCCGTCCCTGGAGGAGACCCTCGACCACATGCGGCGCGAGTACGACCCGGAGCGCCCCGTCCAGGTCAACATGCTGGGCTACGGGTCGGACGTGGACGTCAACGAGCTGCGGCGGATCGCGCAGGTGACGCACGGCGACGCCTACGTGGCCGAGACGCCCGGGCAGATCCAGGCGATCTTCCTCGAGGCCGTCTCGCGCCGGGTCTGCGAACCCGGCTGCTGA
- the fabG gene encoding 3-oxoacyl-ACP reductase FabG, translated as MTDTRVAIVTGAARGIGAATAVRLAREGFAVAVCDLDEAACAGTVETITKDGGTALAVGVDVADTARANAAVARVAAELGPPVVLVNNAGITRDNLLFKMSDDDWDSVLSVHLRGSFVMTRAAQEHMTKAGWGRIVNLSSVSALGNRGQVNYSAAKAGLQGFTKTLAIELGRFGVTANAIAPGFIATEMTAATAARVGVDFEDFKAAAAKEIPVRRVGVPEDIAGTVAFLVGDDASFVSGQVIYVAGGPRA; from the coding sequence ATGACCGACACCCGGGTGGCCATCGTCACCGGCGCCGCGCGCGGCATCGGCGCCGCCACCGCCGTCCGCCTCGCCAGGGAGGGCTTCGCCGTCGCGGTCTGCGACCTCGACGAGGCCGCCTGCGCCGGCACGGTCGAGACGATCACCAAGGACGGCGGCACCGCGCTCGCCGTCGGCGTGGACGTCGCCGACACCGCGCGGGCGAACGCCGCCGTCGCGCGCGTCGCCGCCGAGCTCGGCCCGCCCGTCGTCCTGGTGAACAACGCCGGCATCACCCGCGACAACCTCCTGTTCAAGATGTCCGACGACGACTGGGACTCGGTCCTGTCGGTGCACCTGCGCGGCTCGTTCGTGATGACCCGCGCGGCGCAGGAGCACATGACGAAGGCCGGATGGGGCCGGATCGTGAACCTGTCGTCGGTGTCGGCCCTCGGCAACCGCGGCCAGGTCAACTACTCGGCGGCCAAGGCGGGCCTGCAGGGGTTCACCAAGACGCTGGCGATCGAGCTGGGCAGGTTCGGGGTGACGGCCAACGCGATCGCGCCGGGGTTCATCGCCACCGAGATGACCGCCGCGACCGCCGCCCGCGTCGGCGTCGACTTCGAGGACTTCAAGGCCGCCGCCGCCAAGGAGATCCCGGTCCGGCGCGTCGGCGTCCCCGAGGACATCGCCGGGACCGTCGCGTTCCTGGTCGGCGACGACGCGTCGTTCGTGTCCGGGCAGGTCATCTATGTGGCCGGTGGTCCCCGCGCGTGA
- the icmF gene encoding fused isobutyryl-CoA mutase/GTPase IcmF, which produces MTGELHSPVHPVRFVTAAALFDGHDAAINIMRRILQSQGAEVVHLGHDRSVREVVDAVLEEDAQGVAISSYQGGHVEYFEYLSRSLKEAGAEHVKVFGGGGGVIVHEEIARLSGAGVRIFSPEDGQRLGLPGMINELVRDCDVDLAAEPVPAGDVLAGDRRALARTITCLQAGALPADARARLAEAAAGRRVPVLGITGTGGSGKSSLTDELVRRLRVDQGDRLRVAVLAVDPTRRRGGGALLGDRIRMNSLDGDRVFFRSLATRGARELPENAEDIVTACKAAGYDLVILETPGIGQGDAAIVPLVDVSLYVMTPEFGAASQLEKIDMLDFADVVAINKFERRGAVDALRDVGRQLVRNREAFGQRPEDMPVFGTSAATFDDDGVTALYQHLGGLLGEHGLRLEDGALPEVATKVSTGAANVIPPNRVRYLSDIAETVRGYHADTLRQMEAVRRVQRLDEVRAELTDASEVESLLEGARRDVEPGNAELVEGWPAVVESYSGDEQVVKIRDRELRTTLTRESLSGSRIPRVALPRYTDHGELLRFLRNENLPGRFPFTAGVFPFKRDNEDPARMFAGEGDPFRTNRRFKLLSEGQPATRLSTAFDSVTLYGRDPDERPDVYGKVGTSGVSIATLDDMKALYDGFDLSSPTTSVSMTINGPAPTILAFFLNTAIDQGLDAFYEENGREPSEEEAAQIRARVLSTVRGTVQADILKEDQGQNTCIFSTEFSLRMMGDIQEWFIANKVRNFYSVSISGYHIAEAGANPISQLAFTLANGFTYVESYLARGMDIDDFAPNLSFFFSNGMDPEYNVLGRVARRIWAVAMRDRYGANERSQKLKYHVQTSGRSLHAQEMHFNDIRTTLQALIAIYDNCNSLHTNAYDEAVTTPTAESVRRALAIQLIINREWGLAMNENPLQGSFVIDELTDLVEEAVLAEFDRISERGGVLGAMETGYQRGRIQDESMLYEQRKHDGSLPIIGVNTFRGPEAGDGTPKTIELARATEGEKRSQLDRVHGYQEAHRDGARAALAALKDAARSGENVFAVLMDAARVCSLQQITDAFFEVGGQYRRNV; this is translated from the coding sequence GTGACGGGGGAGCTGCACTCGCCGGTGCACCCGGTGCGCTTCGTGACGGCCGCGGCGCTGTTCGACGGCCACGACGCGGCCATCAACATCATGCGGCGCATCCTGCAGTCCCAGGGCGCCGAGGTGGTGCACCTCGGCCACGACCGCTCCGTCCGCGAGGTCGTCGACGCCGTCCTGGAGGAGGACGCTCAGGGCGTGGCGATCAGCTCCTACCAGGGCGGCCATGTCGAGTACTTCGAGTACCTGTCGCGCAGCCTGAAGGAGGCCGGCGCCGAGCACGTGAAGGTGTTCGGCGGGGGCGGCGGCGTCATCGTGCACGAGGAGATCGCGCGGCTGTCGGGGGCGGGGGTGCGGATCTTCTCCCCGGAGGACGGGCAGCGCCTCGGCCTGCCCGGGATGATCAACGAGCTGGTCCGCGACTGCGACGTCGACCTGGCCGCCGAGCCCGTGCCGGCCGGCGACGTGCTGGCCGGCGACCGGCGCGCGCTCGCCCGGACGATCACCTGCCTCCAGGCCGGCGCCCTGCCCGCGGACGCCCGCGCGCGGCTCGCCGAGGCCGCGGCCGGGCGGCGGGTCCCGGTGCTGGGCATCACCGGGACGGGCGGGTCCGGGAAGTCCTCCCTCACCGACGAGCTGGTGCGGCGCCTGCGCGTCGATCAGGGCGACCGGCTGCGCGTCGCGGTGCTCGCGGTGGACCCGACGCGGCGGCGCGGCGGCGGCGCGCTGCTCGGCGACCGGATCAGGATGAACTCCCTCGACGGCGACCGGGTGTTCTTCCGCTCGCTGGCCACCCGGGGCGCGCGGGAGCTGCCGGAGAACGCCGAGGACATCGTCACCGCCTGCAAGGCCGCCGGCTACGACCTGGTGATCCTGGAGACGCCCGGCATCGGGCAGGGCGACGCCGCGATCGTGCCGCTGGTGGACGTGTCGCTCTACGTGATGACGCCGGAGTTCGGCGCCGCGTCCCAGCTGGAGAAGATCGACATGCTCGACTTCGCGGACGTGGTCGCGATCAACAAGTTCGAGCGGCGCGGCGCGGTCGACGCGCTGCGGGACGTCGGCCGCCAGCTCGTGCGCAACCGGGAGGCGTTCGGACAGCGGCCGGAGGACATGCCGGTGTTCGGCACGAGCGCCGCCACGTTCGACGACGACGGCGTCACGGCGCTCTACCAGCACCTGGGCGGGCTGCTGGGCGAGCACGGCCTGCGCCTGGAGGACGGTGCCCTGCCCGAGGTCGCGACCAAGGTGTCGACCGGCGCCGCGAACGTCATCCCGCCGAACCGCGTGCGGTACCTGTCCGACATCGCCGAGACCGTCCGCGGCTACCACGCCGACACGTTGCGGCAGATGGAGGCGGTGCGGCGCGTCCAGCGGCTGGACGAGGTGCGCGCCGAGCTGACGGACGCCTCCGAGGTGGAGAGCCTGCTGGAGGGCGCGCGCCGGGACGTGGAGCCCGGGAACGCCGAACTCGTCGAGGGCTGGCCCGCCGTCGTGGAGTCCTACTCCGGCGACGAGCAGGTCGTGAAGATCCGCGACAGGGAGCTGCGCACCACGCTCACGCGCGAGTCCCTGTCGGGCAGCAGGATCCCCCGCGTCGCGCTGCCGCGCTACACCGACCACGGCGAGCTGCTGCGCTTCCTGCGCAACGAGAACCTGCCCGGCCGGTTCCCGTTCACCGCCGGGGTGTTCCCCTTCAAGCGCGACAACGAGGACCCCGCCCGCATGTTCGCGGGGGAGGGCGACCCCTTCCGCACCAACCGCCGGTTCAAGCTGCTGTCGGAGGGCCAGCCCGCGACGCGCCTGTCCACCGCTTTCGACTCGGTCACCCTGTACGGGCGCGACCCCGACGAGCGCCCCGACGTGTACGGCAAGGTCGGCACGTCCGGTGTCTCGATCGCCACGCTGGACGACATGAAGGCGCTCTACGACGGGTTCGACCTGTCGTCCCCGACCACGTCGGTGTCGATGACCATCAACGGTCCCGCGCCGACGATCCTGGCGTTCTTCCTCAACACGGCCATCGACCAGGGGCTGGACGCCTTCTACGAGGAGAACGGCCGCGAGCCGTCCGAGGAGGAGGCCGCGCAGATCCGCGCGCGCGTGCTGTCCACCGTGCGCGGCACCGTGCAGGCCGACATCCTCAAGGAGGACCAGGGGCAGAACACCTGCATCTTCTCCACCGAGTTCTCCCTGCGGATGATGGGCGACATCCAGGAGTGGTTCATCGCCAACAAGGTCCGCAACTTCTACTCGGTGTCGATCTCCGGCTACCACATCGCCGAGGCCGGGGCGAACCCCATCAGCCAGCTCGCGTTCACCCTCGCCAACGGCTTCACCTACGTCGAGTCCTACCTGGCGCGGGGCATGGACATCGACGACTTCGCGCCCAACCTGTCGTTCTTCTTCTCCAACGGCATGGACCCCGAGTACAACGTGCTCGGACGGGTGGCCCGCCGCATCTGGGCCGTGGCCATGCGCGACCGGTACGGCGCGAACGAGCGCAGCCAGAAGCTCAAGTACCACGTGCAGACGTCCGGGCGCTCCCTGCACGCGCAGGAGATGCACTTCAACGACATCCGCACGACGCTGCAGGCGCTCATCGCGATCTACGACAACTGCAACAGCCTGCACACCAACGCCTACGACGAGGCGGTCACCACGCCGACGGCCGAGTCGGTGCGGCGGGCCCTGGCGATCCAGCTCATCATCAACCGCGAGTGGGGGCTGGCGATGAACGAGAACCCGCTGCAGGGGTCGTTCGTCATCGACGAGCTGACCGATCTGGTCGAGGAGGCGGTGCTGGCCGAGTTCGACCGCATCAGCGAGCGCGGCGGCGTCCTCGGCGCGATGGAGACCGGCTACCAGCGCGGCCGCATCCAGGACGAGTCGATGCTGTACGAGCAGCGCAAGCACGACGGCTCGCTGCCGATCATCGGCGTCAACACGTTCCGCGGCCCCGAGGCCGGCGACGGGACCCCGAAGACGATCGAGCTCGCCCGCGCCACCGAGGGCGAGAAGCGCTCCCAGCTCGACCGCGTCCACGGCTACCAGGAGGCGCACCGGGACGGGGCGCGGGCCGCCCTCGCCGCGCTCAAGGACGCGGCCCGGTCCGGCGAGAACGTGTTCGCGGTGCTGATGGACGCGGCGCGCGTGTGCAGCCTCCAGCAGATCACCGACGCGTTCTTCGAGGTCGGCGGCCAGTACCGCCGCAACGTCTGA
- a CDS encoding MarR family winged helix-turn-helix transcriptional regulator, translating to MPDPIAEAHRQWSGRWPEHADRMAAVTSVMRAQQLLLSRIEAVLKPHGLTFAAYEALRLLAFARTGTLPMGKMGNRLMVHPASVTNVIGRLERRGLVGRRPSPDDRRVVLATITPAGRDLAEEATLALNESGFGIAGLPAAEAADVTTALRRVRLATGDLER from the coding sequence ATGCCCGATCCCATCGCCGAGGCCCACCGCCAGTGGAGCGGCCGCTGGCCCGAGCACGCCGACCGCATGGCGGCCGTCACCTCCGTGATGCGGGCCCAGCAGCTCCTGCTGAGCCGGATCGAGGCCGTCCTCAAGCCCCACGGGCTGACGTTCGCCGCCTACGAGGCCCTGCGCCTGCTCGCCTTCGCCCGCACCGGGACCCTTCCCATGGGCAAGATGGGCAACCGCCTCATGGTGCACCCCGCGTCCGTGACCAACGTGATCGGCCGCCTGGAGCGGCGGGGCCTGGTCGGCCGCCGCCCCTCCCCCGACGACCGCCGCGTCGTCCTCGCCACCATCACCCCCGCGGGCCGCGACCTCGCCGAGGAGGCCACGCTCGCCCTCAACGAGTCCGGCTTCGGCATCGCCGGCCTCCCTGCCGCCGAGGCCGCCGACGTCACCACGGCCCTGCGGCGCGTCCGCCTCGCCACCGGCGATCTGGAGCGGTGA
- a CDS encoding helical backbone metal receptor, whose product MAVHDDTGAPAGVPDRVRRVVSIVPSLTETVAATAPGLLAGATDWCTHPEGLDVPRVRGTKNPDLERIIGLRPDVVVGNTEENRPADVEALRAAGVPVWMTRIRTVEEALASLRRMLTEACRVPAPGWLEEASRVWAGVAPGEPRAAVIPIWRRPWMVVGRDTFTGDVLARLGVSNVYAGHPERYPKIPLDELNAAGADLVVLPDEPYRFTEDDGPESFPGLDAALVSGRLLTWYGPSLVEAPAVLAERLAEARPR is encoded by the coding sequence ATGGCCGTCCACGACGACACCGGCGCCCCGGCCGGTGTCCCGGACCGGGTGCGCCGAGTCGTGTCGATCGTCCCGTCCCTGACCGAGACGGTCGCGGCGACCGCGCCGGGGCTGCTCGCCGGCGCCACCGACTGGTGCACCCACCCCGAGGGCCTGGACGTGCCGCGCGTGCGGGGCACCAAGAACCCCGACCTGGAGCGGATCATCGGGCTGCGGCCCGACGTCGTCGTCGGCAACACCGAGGAGAACCGGCCCGCCGACGTCGAGGCGCTGCGCGCGGCCGGCGTGCCGGTGTGGATGACGCGGATCCGCACGGTCGAGGAGGCGCTGGCGTCGCTGCGGCGCATGCTCACCGAGGCGTGCCGGGTGCCGGCGCCCGGCTGGCTGGAGGAGGCGTCCCGCGTCTGGGCCGGCGTCGCGCCCGGCGAGCCCCGGGCGGCGGTGATCCCGATCTGGCGGCGGCCGTGGATGGTCGTCGGGCGCGACACCTTCACCGGCGACGTCCTGGCCCGCCTCGGCGTGTCCAACGTCTACGCCGGGCATCCCGAGCGCTACCCGAAGATCCCGCTGGACGAGCTGAACGCGGCCGGCGCGGACCTGGTGGTCCTGCCGGACGAGCCGTACCGCTTCACCGAGGACGACGGCCCGGAGTCCTTCCCCGGGCTCGACGCCGCGCTCGTCAGCGGCCGGCTCCTCACCTGGTACGGCCCGTCCCTGGTCGAGGCCCCGGCCGTCCTCGCGGAACGGCTCGCCGAGGCCCGCCCCCGCTAG
- a CDS encoding alpha/beta hydrolase, producing MGEIVREFVGLPSPLAGRAGAGGHPCQGIYHRPAGAAPRTAFIATHYNVDFSEHYLAEHLAARGYGFLGWNTRFRGNEAYFLLDHALAEIGVGVRWLRERAGAERIVLLGNSGGGSLMAAYQSQAVDPNVTPVAGMRPVAAIEDLPAGDLFVALAAHSGRPEVLTAWMDPSVADETDPLSADPSLDPFDPGNGPPFSAEFQSRYRAAQRARNERITDRVLARLDALKGTRARDALFTVHRTWADLRMIDPAIEPSDREPNRCYLGDPARANYGVFGIGSLCTLRSWLSMWSLRTSQCTAAPHLARVTVPSLVVHATADECVYDGDARAILGALAASDRTLHRIRDTHYLPRSRPEVADLVDAWVRDR from the coding sequence ATGGGCGAGATCGTCAGGGAGTTCGTGGGGCTGCCGTCGCCCCTGGCCGGCCGGGCCGGCGCGGGCGGCCACCCGTGCCAGGGGATCTACCACCGCCCGGCCGGGGCCGCCCCGAGGACCGCGTTCATCGCGACCCACTACAACGTCGACTTCTCCGAGCACTACCTCGCCGAGCACCTAGCGGCCCGCGGGTACGGCTTCCTCGGCTGGAACACCCGCTTCCGCGGCAACGAGGCGTACTTCCTGCTCGACCACGCCCTCGCCGAGATCGGCGTGGGCGTGCGCTGGCTCCGCGAGCGGGCGGGCGCCGAGCGGATCGTCCTGCTCGGCAACTCCGGCGGCGGCTCGCTGATGGCCGCCTACCAGTCGCAGGCCGTCGACCCCAATGTCACGCCGGTCGCCGGGATGCGCCCGGTCGCCGCCATCGAGGACCTGCCCGCCGGGGACCTGTTCGTCGCGCTCGCCGCCCACTCCGGCCGCCCCGAGGTCCTCACCGCCTGGATGGACCCCTCGGTCGCCGACGAGACCGACCCGCTCTCGGCCGACCCGTCCCTCGACCCCTTCGACCCCGGCAACGGGCCCCCGTTCAGCGCGGAGTTCCAGTCCCGCTACCGCGCCGCCCAGCGCGCCCGCAACGAGCGAATCACCGACCGGGTCCTCGCCCGCCTGGACGCCCTGAAGGGAACGCGCGCCCGCGACGCCCTGTTCACCGTGCACCGGACCTGGGCCGACCTGCGCATGATCGACCCCGCCATCGAACCGTCCGACCGGGAGCCCAACCGCTGTTACCTCGGCGACCCCGCCAGGGCCAACTACGGCGTGTTCGGCATCGGCTCGCTGTGCACGCTGCGGTCCTGGCTGTCGATGTGGAGCCTGCGCACCTCGCAGTGCACCGCCGCCCCGCACCTGGCGCGCGTCACCGTCCCGTCCCTGGTGGTGCACGCCACGGCGGACGAGTGCGTCTACGACGGCGACGCCCGCGCGATCCTCGGTGCCCTCGCCGCGTCCGACCGGACCCTCCACCGCATCAGGGACACCCACTACCTGCCGCGCTCCCGGCCCGAGGTCGCCGACCTGGTCGACGCCTGGGTCCGCGACCGCTGA